AATCTACATTGACGGTGTGAGTGAGGTCGTGTCGGAAGGCAGCCGGATGGTGCAGGCCGCGGCAGACCCGGATCCGGCAACGGGTTTGGCTGCGGTTGCGGCGTTGCGCGGTTTGGTGGAGGTGCTGGAGGAGCTGCAGGTCGACAATGCCCGCACCCGCGGCTGGTCTTGGCGTGACATCGCCCGGGTGCTTGGGGTGAGCAAGCAGGCGATGCATTACAAGCACGCCGGTCGGCTGCGCGGGCGGCGGTGATGGCCAAGATGGCGGAGCGACCCTCGTTGGCCAATCAGCAGATCCTGCGGCTGGCCGAGGCCGAGCGGCATCGCCTGGACCATCCGTATCTCGGCGATGAGCATCTGCTGCTCGGCATGCTCTCGCACGGCGCGAACCCGGCCGCCGCGATGCTGACCGAGCGCGGGCTGGAACTCGACGCGGCGCGCACCGAGATCGCGCGCATCGTCGCCGCGTCCGGACCGATCGCCCAGGACGCCGCCGCTGTGTTGGGTGGGTTCGGCGTGGATGTGGTGCAGATGCGGCGACGGCTGGAGTCGACGTTCGGCTCGTTGGCGGTGCACGAGGCCGCCCGGCAGGTGCGCCGCCGTCCGTGGTGGCGCGGCCGCGCGCAGCACAGCCCGCTGTGCGGGCCGCCGTATCTGATCAAACGAGCACAGCACATCGCCTGCACCACTGCCGGCAAACGCGGTGAGATCGAGATCGGTCCGGAGCACCTGCTCTACGGCGTGCTGCGCGCCGCGCGCGACCCGCTCGGGACCGGGCTGGGCCGGCGCGGTCGCCGCGAGATGGCCCGTCTTGGCCTGCGCGTCGGCGGCCCGCATCCGGTCCGGTTGCTGATGGCCGAGTACGGAATCGACCTCGAGATGTTTGCTGATGACGTGCTGGTCAACCGCACGCCGAGGACCTGAACCGCGAAAGGGAGGATAGCTGCGTGACGACCGCTGCTACCGAGTCGGATGCGGCTGAGCCGCTCGCCTGCTGGTGCTGCGGCTCGGCGTATCGAGAGGCCGAGCTGGTGCGGCTGGGGAACCATCCCGAAGTCGGCGTCTGCCTGCGTTGTGCGCACTTCCTGCATCAGCAGGCCCGCGGCCGTGAGGATGCGCTGCACCCGTCACCCGCCACCCGGGTCCGCGACCAGTTCCGCGCCGGCCGACGGGTCGTGATGCAGCGGGGTTGGCATCAGAAGCCGGTCATCGGCAGGCCGTTGCGCTGGTTGGGGCGTCGCCTGCCGTAGCTCAGCGTCCGGCCGCGCTCGGGTCGTCGGTGCGGTATTGCTGCATCGCGGTGACCTTGCCGCCGGCGACGGTGATGCGGGTCGCGACCGGGAAGGGCTGCGGCCCGTCGTAGTCGATGGGTTTGGTTGAGCTGACGATGAAGGTGTGCTCGTCGACGTGCTCGATGGTCACCGGGTAGGCCGCGTTACCCTCGCGCTGCCGGTGCCGCAGTAGCCGCATCACCTCATCGCGGCCGACGCAGTCCCACTCGCCGGGCTCCACCCAGTTCAGGGTCACGGCCGGGTCGAGCACCACTTCGAGCGCGTCGAGGTCACCTGTGGTCCAGGCGCGCAGCCCACGTTCGATGATCTGGTCGGTCGCGCTGGTCATCGCCACTCCCATGCGCAGGTTTCTGTGCTCATCATCCGCGCCAGGTCACGGGGTCGCCAGGTGCGCTGGGTCGGGAATGAAGCAGGGTGCCGAAGATGCGCTGGCCGCGGTGCTCGGCGCGGGCCCGGTCCAGGATGTCGCCGCGTAGCTGTGGGTGTGCGTCGATCCAGGTCTGGGCGCTGGCTGGGGTGGTGAAGAAGTTGAGGTCGTTGCAGCAGGTTTCGGCCGAAGGCGCGTCGCTGCCGGCGGTCGCGCTGAGGAATACCACCGCGGTGACCGGATCCCAGAGGTAGCGGCCGTCCGCGACCGTGACGGTGACCGGCCGACCGTTGGCCGGGTCGCTGGATGTGATGACCGCGTCGGTGTCGAGCATGGCCGGCATGCCGAGTGCGTCGATGGCGCACATCGCCCAGACCTCGATCCCGCTGGTCAGCCGCACCCGGTGACGTGTCGGCGTGGCTGAGAAGGGGTAGGCGACGGCGATCTGGTTGTCGGCGTCGAGCCGGACGGCGTCCATGTTGTGCAGGTTGACCAGCACCTCGTGTGCGGTCGCGCCGTGAACCGCGGCGATCGACTCGAGTTCCGCTGCGGCCGGGGCACGCCCGGTGCTGGCGAACGCGCGCAGGATTGCGCGATGTACCGCCTGGCCTGCCGGATGGGTCGGCGCGGTGCGCGCGCGCCGCTCCTCGAGGCTGACCGCCGAGTCCCCCGCGTCCGCGGCCGTGGCGCAGCAATCGCGCTGCACGCGGGCGGCCTGGTCGATCCCGGCATCTGCCGACCCGAGTACCGCCGACTCGACGATGGCGCCGCGCAGCTGGGCCACCGACGGCGCGCCGACGAGCTGTCCCGTCTCATCGCGGTAGAGCCGGCACGACAGGCTGGCCGCACGGTCCGGTTCGGCGAACGGATCGCGGCCGTCGACGAGCAGGGTCGGCGAGCCCGTCATCCCGAGTTCTCGGGCGGCCTGCTCGCTGTCCACCACCTGCCGATTCACGTCGACGACGTCGAGGTCGCCGCGGCCGGCGATCACCTCGCCCAACCGGTCCGCCAGCGTCGCGACGTTCGGGCAGTCCGGCACATGGAGAATCGTCAACCTCATCGGCCATCTCCAGCCACCGCGTCGCTGGTCTGCAAGGCCTGCAGCAGCGAGCACTTTCGATCGCGGCGGGGCAGATCACAGGTTGCCACCAGTTCGACGAGCGAGTCGCGCATCCGCTGCAGGTCGGCCAGCCGCCGCTCGATCTCGCCGATCCGCGCTGTGGCCAGCGCCCGTGCGCTCGCACAGGCCCGGGGACCACCCGCGGCCAGTTGCACCAGTTTGGCTGCCTCGTCCAGCGAGAACCCCAGCTCATGCGCGCGTTTGACGAACCGCACCAACTGTTCCGCGGATGCCGGGTAGTTGCGGTAGCCCGAGGTCGAACGCGGCGGGCGGTCCAGCAAGCCGCGCCGCTCGTAGTACCGCAACGTCTGGGTGTTCACCCCGGCCCGCTCGGCAAGTTCGCTGGTGCGCATTCCTCTAGCGTGAACCCTGTACCTGAGTACAGGGCAAACGTCCTACGGCCGTGGCGGTCGCTAGCCGGCGCTGGCCCTGCCGTCTCGGCCCGGGCTGGTCTCCAACGGTCGGGCCCGGCGTGCGCGGCGGAGCGCGCGGACGGTAATCGGGATGCCGATTGCGCTGGGCAGCAGCCACAACGCGACGGTGGGCAGTCGATCCCACAGCGGCAGGTGCGGGCCGTTGTCGACGTAGAAGGCGGTCAGCATCGCGATGTAGGACAGGCCCATCCCGGTGATGTGCGGGGCATCGCCGGGTCGGTGCCGGCGCCGGTGCAGGTAGCCGATGCGGGCCGCGGCGAAGGCGACCAGGCCGATGATTGCCAGGTGGTAGTCCTGTCGTGGCCGCATCGCGGTCAGCGCGAGCGCAGTGAGCACCACGGCGAGAATCGCGCG
This genomic stretch from Jatrophihabitans cynanchi harbors:
- a CDS encoding nuclear transport factor 2 family protein — translated: MTSATDQIIERGLRAWTTGDLDALEVVLDPAVTLNWVEPGEWDCVGRDEVMRLLRHRQREGNAAYPVTIEHVDEHTFIVSSTKPIDYDGPQPFPVATRITVAGGKVTAMQQYRTDDPSAAGR
- a CDS encoding Clp protease N-terminal domain-containing protein, whose amino-acid sequence is MAKMAERPSLANQQILRLAEAERHRLDHPYLGDEHLLLGMLSHGANPAAAMLTERGLELDAARTEIARIVAASGPIAQDAAAVLGGFGVDVVQMRRRLESTFGSLAVHEAARQVRRRPWWRGRAQHSPLCGPPYLIKRAQHIACTTAGKRGEIEIGPEHLLYGVLRAARDPLGTGLGRRGRREMARLGLRVGGPHPVRLLMAEYGIDLEMFADDVLVNRTPRT
- a CDS encoding DUF2306 domain-containing protein codes for the protein MIDAARILGTEVGSTAPAFLAVLAVHLLAALTAVITGASAALTSKGSPRHIRLGRWYYRAILAVVLTALALTAMRPRQDYHLAIIGLVAFAAARIGYLHRRRHRPGDAPHITGMGLSYIAMLTAFYVDNGPHLPLWDRLPTVALWLLPSAIGIPITVRALRRARRARPLETSPGRDGRASAG
- a CDS encoding alkylmercury lyase family protein; the encoded protein is MRLTILHVPDCPNVATLADRLGEVIAGRGDLDVVDVNRQVVDSEQAARELGMTGSPTLLVDGRDPFAEPDRAASLSCRLYRDETGQLVGAPSVAQLRGAIVESAVLGSADAGIDQAARVQRDCCATAADAGDSAVSLEERRARTAPTHPAGQAVHRAILRAFASTGRAPAAAELESIAAVHGATAHEVLVNLHNMDAVRLDADNQIAVAYPFSATPTRHRVRLTSGIEVWAMCAIDALGMPAMLDTDAVITSSDPANGRPVTVTVADGRYLWDPVTAVVFLSATAGSDAPSAETCCNDLNFFTTPASAQTWIDAHPQLRGDILDRARAEHRGQRIFGTLLHSRPSAPGDPVTWRG
- a CDS encoding MerR family transcriptional regulator, with protein sequence MRTSELAERAGVNTQTLRYYERRGLLDRPPRSTSGYRNYPASAEQLVRFVKRAHELGFSLDEAAKLVQLAAGGPRACASARALATARIGEIERRLADLQRMRDSLVELVATCDLPRRDRKCSLLQALQTSDAVAGDGR
- a CDS encoding helix-turn-helix domain-containing protein translates to MSEVVSEGSRMVQAAADPDPATGLAAVAALRGLVEVLEELQVDNARTRGWSWRDIARVLGVSKQAMHYKHAGRLRGRR